The Panicum hallii strain FIL2 chromosome 9, PHallii_v3.1, whole genome shotgun sequence genome has a window encoding:
- the LOC112877430 gene encoding UDP-glycosyltransferase 73E1-like isoform X2 yields MASPVQSRKLRILLMPFFATSHIGPFTNLAVHLAAARPDILEATVAVSTANAAVVQSALARQHSPGRATAVRVATYPFPAVDGLPPGVENLSTVKAADAWRISAAAFDEALMRPVQEGLIREHSPDAIISDMHFFWNTDVAADLGVPCVAFHVIGTFATTAIHHLKGVDIHGTARGGVVALPRAHGGGDILIPLTELPEFLRSQQINDGLDGPVLDRLTSSVSRCAGRAVNTFFDLEQGYCEIFESSTKTKPSYFVGPLSLPPATAIRDGAGAGHSPPCIEWLDRMPSRSVVFLCFGSLTHVSDAQLVELALGLEASGKPFLWVIRDETWSPPDGWMDRVGERGMVVKGWAPQTRILEHQAVGAFVTHCGWNSVLETVSAGVPALTWPMVFEQFIIERLLTEVLAIGERLFPEGAGVRSTRSEENDLVPAEVVARAVTKFMEPGGGGDAARGRVKELSARARAAMAEGGASHRDLHRLIEDLVQARTEQQQHDGSILQKIPQSLSAVA; encoded by the exons ATGGCTTCTCCTGTCCAGAGCAGGAAGCTGCGCATCCTCCTCATGCCCTTCTTCGCCACTAGCCACATCGGCCCATTCACCAACCTCGCCGTCCACCTCGCGGCTGCGCGGCCGGACATCCTCGAGGCCACCGTCGCCGTCAGCACGGCGAACGCCGCGGTCGTGCAGTCAGCTCTTGCACGGCAGCACAGCCCCGGCCGTGCGACGGCGGTGAGAGTGGCGACGTATCCGTTCCCGGCGGTGGATGGACTCCCGCCGGGGGTGGAGAACCTCTCGACCGTCAAGGCCGCGGACGCGTGGCGGatctccgccgccgctttcgaCGAGGCCCTTATGAGGCCCGTACAGGAAGGCCTCATCAGGGAGCACTCGCCGGACGCCATCATCAGCGACATGCACTTCTTCTGGAACACCGACGTCGCCGCCGACCTCGGCGTGCCGTGTGTGGCGTTCCATGTCATTGGGACCTTCGCGACGACGGCCATCCATCACCTCAAGGGTGTGGACATCCATGGCACGGCTAGAGGAGGTGTGGTGGCTCTGCCTCGAGCTCATGGCGGAGGAGACATACTAATCCCGCTCACGGAGCTCCCTGAGTTCCTGAGGAGCCAACAAATCAACGATGGCCTCGATGGCCCCGTCCTGGATCGGCTCACCTCAAGCGTGTCAAGGTGTGCCGGGCGGGCCGTGAACACCTTCTTCGACCTGGAGCAAGGGTACTGCGAGATTTTCGAGAGCAGTACAAAGACGAAGCCGTCCTACTTTGTTGGCCCCCTCTCGCTGCCGCCGGCAACAGCAATTAGAGACGGCGCAGGAGCGGGACACTCGCCGCCGTGCATCGAATGGCTCGATAGAATGCCATCTCGATCGGTTGTGTTCCTGTGTTTCGGCAGCTTGACCCATGTCTCCGACGCCCAGCTCGTTGAGCTGGCTCTCGGGCTCGAAGCCTCGGGGAAGCCATTCCTGTGGGTCATCAGGGACGAAACGTGGTCGCCGCCGGACGGGTGGATGGATCGCGTCGGGGAGAGGGGCATGGTCGTCAAGGGCTGGGCGCCGCAGACGCGGATCCTGGAACACCAGGCGGTGGGGGCGTTCGTGACCCACTGCGGGTGGAACTCCGTCCTGGAGACGGTGAGCGCCGGCGTGCCGGCGCTGACGTGGCCGATGGTGTTCGAGCAGTTCATCATCGAGAGGCTGCTGACCGAGGTCCTGGCGATCGGGGAGCGGCTGTTTCCGGAGGGCGCCGGGGTGCGGAGCACCAGGTCCGAGGAGAACGACCTGGTCCCGGCCGAGGTAGTGGCGCGGGCGGTGACCAAGTTCATGGAGCCCGGAGGCGGGGGAGACGCGGCGAGGGGACGGGTGAAGGAGCTCTCCGCCCGGGCCCGGGCCGCCATGGCGGAAGGCGGCGCCTCTCACCGCGATCTGCACCGCCTGATTGAGGACCTCGTGCAAGCAAGAacagagcagcagcagcatgatGGCAGCATCCTCCAAAA GATTCCTCAAAGCCTCTCTGCTGTGGCTTGA
- the LOC112877430 gene encoding UDP-glycosyltransferase 73E1-like isoform X1 has protein sequence MASPVQSRKLRILLMPFFATSHIGPFTNLAVHLAAARPDILEATVAVSTANAAVVQSALARQHSPGRATAVRVATYPFPAVDGLPPGVENLSTVKAADAWRISAAAFDEALMRPVQEGLIREHSPDAIISDMHFFWNTDVAADLGVPCVAFHVIGTFATTAIHHLKGVDIHGTARGGVVALPRAHGGGDILIPLTELPEFLRSQQINDGLDGPVLDRLTSSVSRCAGRAVNTFFDLEQGYCEIFESSTKTKPSYFVGPLSLPPATAIRDGAGAGHSPPCIEWLDRMPSRSVVFLCFGSLTHVSDAQLVELALGLEASGKPFLWVIRDETWSPPDGWMDRVGERGMVVKGWAPQTRILEHQAVGAFVTHCGWNSVLETVSAGVPALTWPMVFEQFIIERLLTEVLAIGERLFPEGAGVRSTRSEENDLVPAEVVARAVTKFMEPGGGGDAARGRVKELSARARAAMAEGGASHRDLHRLIEDLVQARTEQQQHDGSILQKRIPQSLSAVA, from the exons ATGGCTTCTCCTGTCCAGAGCAGGAAGCTGCGCATCCTCCTCATGCCCTTCTTCGCCACTAGCCACATCGGCCCATTCACCAACCTCGCCGTCCACCTCGCGGCTGCGCGGCCGGACATCCTCGAGGCCACCGTCGCCGTCAGCACGGCGAACGCCGCGGTCGTGCAGTCAGCTCTTGCACGGCAGCACAGCCCCGGCCGTGCGACGGCGGTGAGAGTGGCGACGTATCCGTTCCCGGCGGTGGATGGACTCCCGCCGGGGGTGGAGAACCTCTCGACCGTCAAGGCCGCGGACGCGTGGCGGatctccgccgccgctttcgaCGAGGCCCTTATGAGGCCCGTACAGGAAGGCCTCATCAGGGAGCACTCGCCGGACGCCATCATCAGCGACATGCACTTCTTCTGGAACACCGACGTCGCCGCCGACCTCGGCGTGCCGTGTGTGGCGTTCCATGTCATTGGGACCTTCGCGACGACGGCCATCCATCACCTCAAGGGTGTGGACATCCATGGCACGGCTAGAGGAGGTGTGGTGGCTCTGCCTCGAGCTCATGGCGGAGGAGACATACTAATCCCGCTCACGGAGCTCCCTGAGTTCCTGAGGAGCCAACAAATCAACGATGGCCTCGATGGCCCCGTCCTGGATCGGCTCACCTCAAGCGTGTCAAGGTGTGCCGGGCGGGCCGTGAACACCTTCTTCGACCTGGAGCAAGGGTACTGCGAGATTTTCGAGAGCAGTACAAAGACGAAGCCGTCCTACTTTGTTGGCCCCCTCTCGCTGCCGCCGGCAACAGCAATTAGAGACGGCGCAGGAGCGGGACACTCGCCGCCGTGCATCGAATGGCTCGATAGAATGCCATCTCGATCGGTTGTGTTCCTGTGTTTCGGCAGCTTGACCCATGTCTCCGACGCCCAGCTCGTTGAGCTGGCTCTCGGGCTCGAAGCCTCGGGGAAGCCATTCCTGTGGGTCATCAGGGACGAAACGTGGTCGCCGCCGGACGGGTGGATGGATCGCGTCGGGGAGAGGGGCATGGTCGTCAAGGGCTGGGCGCCGCAGACGCGGATCCTGGAACACCAGGCGGTGGGGGCGTTCGTGACCCACTGCGGGTGGAACTCCGTCCTGGAGACGGTGAGCGCCGGCGTGCCGGCGCTGACGTGGCCGATGGTGTTCGAGCAGTTCATCATCGAGAGGCTGCTGACCGAGGTCCTGGCGATCGGGGAGCGGCTGTTTCCGGAGGGCGCCGGGGTGCGGAGCACCAGGTCCGAGGAGAACGACCTGGTCCCGGCCGAGGTAGTGGCGCGGGCGGTGACCAAGTTCATGGAGCCCGGAGGCGGGGGAGACGCGGCGAGGGGACGGGTGAAGGAGCTCTCCGCCCGGGCCCGGGCCGCCATGGCGGAAGGCGGCGCCTCTCACCGCGATCTGCACCGCCTGATTGAGGACCTCGTGCAAGCAAGAacagagcagcagcagcatgatGGCAGCATCCTCCAAAA GAGGATTCCTCAAAGCCTCTCTGCTGTGGCTTGA